In the Gossypium raimondii isolate GPD5lz chromosome 9, ASM2569854v1, whole genome shotgun sequence genome, one interval contains:
- the LOC105797830 gene encoding paired amphipathic helix protein Sin3-like 2: MKAEPDEQNEMAGGGEGEGGSKLTKKYAETYLKEVREMFEDKKYKYDMFLEVMKDFSTQRADIVCVMGRVKELLKGHSNLIQGFNLFLPKGYEISVDEEKASPEEKISEFDEAFDFITLIKERDEHVYLDLVNKHWGGAGRN; this comes from the exons ATGAAAGCTGAACC CGATGAGCAAAACGAAATGGCTGGTGGAGGGGAAGGGGAAGGAGGAAGCAAACTGACTAAAAAATATGCTGAAACGTATCTGAAGGAAGTCAGGGAGATGTTTGAGgataaaaaatacaagtacGACATGTTCCTTGAAGTCATGAAGGATTTCAGTACTCAAAG GGCTGACATAGTGTGTGTGATGGGGCGAGTGAAAGAGTTATTGAAAGGGCATAGCAACTTGATTCAGggatttaatttgtttttaccGAAGGGATATGAAATTAGCGTGGACGAGGAGAAGGCTTCTCCGGAAGAAAAGATTTCTGAATTTGATGAAGCATTCGATTTTATAACGCTAATAAAA GAACGTGATGAGCATGTTTATCTGGATCTTGTAAATAAGCACTGGGGGGGAGCAGGACGTAATTAA